In the Actinomycetota bacterium genome, one interval contains:
- a CDS encoding Crp/Fnr family transcriptional regulator produces MDSPVQEDFIAVLQSAGEGTHLPGTRRRYPRGSTLLNEGDRSERMAIIVSGQAKVSYFTDEGREVLLAVRGPGDLLGEFAALDGEPFSATVTALEDIEALMMTVEQFRTVLREEPDVALTLFKTLSRKLRDADRKRVEFAAYDSVGRVASRLVELAENFGEDTYDGVRISLPLSQEELAGWTGSSREAVAKALQSLRNKNLIETHRRGVTVKDLEGLRARIK; encoded by the coding sequence ATGGACTCGCCGGTTCAAGAAGACTTCATCGCCGTTCTTCAGTCCGCAGGCGAGGGGACCCACCTGCCGGGCACGCGACGGCGCTATCCGCGCGGGTCGACCTTGCTGAACGAGGGGGACCGGTCCGAGCGTATGGCCATCATCGTCAGCGGCCAGGCGAAGGTCTCCTACTTCACCGACGAAGGCCGCGAGGTGCTTCTCGCGGTCAGGGGGCCCGGTGACCTGTTGGGGGAGTTCGCCGCGCTCGACGGTGAGCCCTTCTCCGCCACCGTGACCGCGCTCGAAGACATCGAAGCTCTGATGATGACCGTCGAGCAGTTCCGGACCGTGTTGCGGGAAGAACCGGACGTTGCGCTCACCCTGTTCAAGACCCTCAGCCGAAAGCTTCGGGATGCGGATCGCAAGCGGGTGGAGTTCGCCGCCTATGACTCCGTGGGCCGGGTGGCCAGCCGGCTGGTCGAGCTGGCGGAGAACTTTGGCGAGGACACCTATGACGGTGTGCGGATCTCACTTCCGCTCTCGCAGGAGGAGCTCGCCGGTTGGACCGGCTCCTCTCGTGAGGCGGTGGCCAAGGCACTCCAATCCTTGAGGAACAAGAACCTGATCGAGACCCACCGCAGGGGCGTGACTGTGAAGGACCTCGAGGGGTTGCGCGCTCGGATCAAATAA
- a CDS encoding AAA family ATPase — MAVCLHCSADNPAGARFCMSCGTPIGATCGNCGSPAPTEAKFCPACGGSMGPSEDQAPEMIKIATTLFADVVGSTAMGERLGPDELRALLAELFGILSEQIIAHSGTIEKVLGDAITGVFGVPVAHEDDPCRAVTCALRMLERVDNMNGSRPEDKQIRIRIGINTGEVSAHGSFAPQLLVVGDSVNVAARLESAAEPGTILIGERTARAVRDLFHLREVESIAAKGKTGPVRAFTVEGQREKPADPIGQAPMIGRQRELDTLRSILSATATEGTAHLVMTLGEPGLGKSRLVAEFLRTVADSAMVVRSKCLPYGDGVTLWPLREILGARAGFRASDAPWQVRTRVAELVSTFEGIEDSDRLAAGLMSSIAVDTEHDPLASLDPRRLRGEIFRAWRAFLAATAREKPLVVVIDDLHWADEMMLELLSHLVQSVSAPVLFLCPSRPEILASRPEWIAELKGYSVIRLEPLDAGELQDLISTLAGDLDLPDTLRSRLIEKVGGNPFFLGEILKQLSEGSVLERGSQGWRLAEEGADVIIPDNVQTVIVARLDLLSNEEKRAIQRASVIGASFSRRALSALCEGSNLDAILRTLQRRELILHDPVSEARDDVEYSFKHMLIRDVSYESLPRRTRGEIHARLVAWIENLHKDRTQDAAEILAHHSNMAYELLDDSAFRLRARIYYLTAARAAARRLAGIQAEQLVWQAVDLATAPGERVDALETAAEIYYLGGKSEAAWAVYADALKELTSLPEPDPRAIGRICAGAAIIPTRQWGSVEERPADEEIQATIDLGLQSVGDGDNASKALLLVSKAFFDAESHRSEDAVTAANEALATAERLDDADLISAALDALSACHMHPHGRYAEVRRIAERRMQLVPRLSDLSETCDVYGMAAVSETLLGMYPEAVEHATRSAEIGKELDLGAYLHGLNWRVHARVMAGDWDGAIEDEATIARFENREPISLPGAYSARAAAAIAFCLELRGDPAATARLDVLRDYKRELESAINTLPLPARALAHRGLIEEAWGWNDLSRRMYRAAHLEAACEIVAAEQDWDRAADIIQEARRETAECGLLALGFFADRLEGRRLAASAEAERAASFLRGSADGFAQIGSPWEEAFSRLLLAETLAGTNEDEAEGQVLQAAPVFQRLGSVQELARSRQLLRAPA, encoded by the coding sequence ATGGCAGTTTGCCTGCATTGCTCCGCCGACAATCCTGCAGGAGCTCGGTTCTGCATGTCCTGTGGCACCCCCATAGGAGCAACCTGCGGGAACTGCGGCTCGCCGGCGCCGACGGAGGCGAAGTTCTGCCCTGCCTGCGGCGGGTCGATGGGTCCTTCAGAGGACCAGGCGCCGGAGATGATCAAGATCGCCACCACGTTGTTCGCCGACGTCGTCGGGTCTACCGCGATGGGTGAGAGGCTGGGACCGGACGAGTTACGGGCATTGCTCGCGGAGCTGTTCGGCATCCTGTCCGAGCAGATCATCGCCCACAGCGGCACGATCGAAAAGGTGCTCGGCGACGCCATCACGGGCGTGTTCGGCGTCCCCGTCGCACACGAGGACGACCCTTGCCGAGCCGTGACGTGCGCACTCCGGATGCTGGAGCGGGTGGACAACATGAACGGCTCCAGGCCCGAGGACAAACAGATCCGCATCCGCATCGGCATCAATACGGGAGAAGTGTCGGCCCACGGCTCTTTCGCCCCACAGCTCTTGGTGGTCGGCGATTCCGTGAACGTGGCGGCCCGGCTGGAGAGCGCAGCCGAGCCCGGAACGATCCTGATCGGCGAACGCACGGCGCGGGCAGTACGCGATCTCTTCCACCTTCGCGAGGTCGAGTCGATCGCGGCGAAAGGAAAGACGGGCCCAGTCAGGGCCTTCACCGTCGAGGGCCAGCGAGAGAAACCGGCGGACCCGATCGGTCAGGCGCCGATGATCGGCCGACAGCGCGAGCTCGACACTTTGCGCAGCATCTTGTCGGCCACGGCGACCGAGGGCACCGCACACCTGGTGATGACGCTCGGGGAGCCGGGACTCGGAAAGAGTCGCTTGGTCGCAGAGTTCTTGAGGACCGTCGCGGATTCCGCCATGGTCGTGCGGTCGAAGTGTCTGCCCTACGGCGACGGGGTCACGCTGTGGCCGCTGCGAGAGATCCTAGGGGCCCGGGCGGGCTTCCGAGCGTCGGACGCACCCTGGCAGGTCCGGACCCGAGTCGCTGAGTTGGTCTCCACTTTCGAAGGGATCGAGGACTCGGACCGTCTTGCCGCGGGGCTCATGTCGAGCATCGCGGTCGATACCGAGCACGACCCTCTTGCCTCACTGGACCCGCGCCGGCTGAGGGGCGAGATCTTCCGCGCCTGGCGGGCCTTCTTGGCCGCGACGGCCCGCGAGAAGCCGCTCGTGGTCGTCATCGACGACCTGCATTGGGCCGACGAGATGATGCTGGAATTGCTCTCACACCTGGTCCAGTCGGTCAGCGCCCCCGTCCTCTTCCTCTGTCCGAGCCGACCCGAGATCCTCGCTTCCCGACCTGAGTGGATCGCCGAGTTGAAGGGTTACTCGGTCATCAGGTTAGAGCCGCTGGACGCCGGCGAACTGCAAGACCTCATCTCCACTCTCGCAGGCGACCTCGACCTTCCCGACACGTTGAGGTCGCGACTGATCGAGAAGGTGGGAGGCAACCCCTTCTTCCTCGGCGAGATCCTCAAGCAACTGTCAGAAGGGTCCGTTTTGGAACGCGGTTCACAGGGATGGCGGCTGGCTGAGGAAGGGGCCGACGTCATCATCCCGGACAACGTGCAAACGGTCATCGTCGCCCGCCTGGACCTGCTGTCCAACGAGGAGAAGCGGGCTATCCAACGCGCTTCTGTGATCGGCGCGTCCTTCTCCAGGAGAGCACTGTCCGCACTATGTGAGGGAAGCAACCTGGATGCGATCCTGCGGACCCTGCAACGACGCGAGCTGATCTTGCACGATCCGGTCTCTGAAGCTCGTGACGACGTGGAGTACAGCTTCAAGCACATGCTGATCCGCGACGTCTCATACGAAAGCCTCCCGCGCCGGACCCGGGGCGAGATCCATGCGCGCCTGGTCGCGTGGATCGAAAACCTGCACAAAGACCGGACACAGGACGCTGCGGAGATACTCGCGCACCACTCGAACATGGCTTACGAGTTGCTCGATGATTCCGCATTCCGTCTGCGCGCCCGGATCTACTACCTCACCGCGGCGCGTGCGGCCGCCCGGCGTCTCGCCGGCATCCAAGCCGAGCAGCTGGTATGGCAGGCGGTCGATCTTGCAACCGCGCCCGGCGAGCGTGTCGACGCTCTGGAAACAGCCGCCGAGATCTACTACCTGGGCGGGAAGAGCGAAGCGGCCTGGGCCGTCTACGCCGACGCCCTGAAAGAGCTCACATCTCTTCCAGAACCCGACCCGCGCGCCATCGGCCGGATCTGCGCGGGGGCCGCAATCATCCCGACACGACAGTGGGGGTCGGTCGAGGAAAGACCTGCAGACGAAGAGATACAGGCCACGATCGACCTCGGTCTGCAATCCGTCGGGGACGGCGATAATGCATCCAAGGCCTTGCTTCTGGTCAGCAAGGCTTTCTTCGACGCCGAGTCCCACCGCTCTGAAGACGCGGTAACAGCCGCCAACGAGGCCCTTGCCACGGCGGAACGGCTGGATGACGCCGACCTCATCTCGGCGGCCCTCGATGCGTTGAGCGCCTGCCACATGCACCCCCACGGCCGCTATGCCGAAGTGAGGCGGATCGCGGAAAGGCGGATGCAACTCGTCCCCCGACTGTCGGACCTGTCCGAGACCTGTGACGTGTATGGGATGGCCGCGGTGAGCGAGACCCTGCTCGGCATGTACCCGGAAGCCGTCGAACACGCCACGCGGAGTGCGGAGATCGGCAAAGAGCTAGACCTCGGTGCCTATCTTCACGGGCTGAACTGGCGCGTCCACGCCAGAGTCATGGCGGGGGATTGGGACGGGGCGATCGAGGACGAGGCGACGATCGCCCGGTTCGAAAACCGCGAACCCATCAGCCTCCCAGGGGCTTACAGCGCGCGCGCCGCCGCGGCGATCGCCTTTTGCCTGGAGCTGCGCGGGGATCCCGCAGCAACTGCCCGGCTCGATGTCCTACGGGATTACAAACGAGAGCTCGAGAGCGCGATCAACACATTGCCGCTGCCGGCCCGGGCTCTGGCCCACAGGGGCCTAATCGAGGAGGCGTGGGGTTGGAACGACCTGTCCCGACGCATGTACCGGGCCGCGCATCTGGAAGCCGCCTGCGAGATCGTGGCGGCCGAGCAAGATTGGGACCGGGCAGCCGACATCATCCAAGAGGCGCGGCGCGAGACAGCGGAGTGCGGACTGCTCGCGCTCGGTTTCTTCGCCGACCGGCTCGAGGGGCGTCGCCTCG